TATCCGAAAGTCGCTTGCCGGGAGGTTTCGGAAACTTTCTGGGCCCCTCGTGTTGACAACTCAACCAAGCACGGGGACGATTCCGAATGGCCCCGTTTTTTCTGTTCTGCTGACCAGACATCAATCGACTCGAAAACAGAAAGGATCGACAATGGCAACAAAAAGCAAAGCACATCAAACAGCTTCAAGACGATCGGCAAAAACTGGCGGCGTCGCGGAGGCACTCGCGAAGCTGCCGGTACGCCGCCCTTCTCGACATGGAGCGTACGGGTGGGTTAGAGATCTGCCCGATACCAGGGACTTCTTATATGCCGCTCCCCTGATTCGTTTTCCGCGGGGATTACCGGCGGTTATCGACTTAAGACCGAAGTGCCCACCTGTCTATGACCAGGGTCAGCTCGGCAGCTGTACCGGCAACGGTATCGCGGCGGCTGTCGAGTTCGACCAGAGGAAACAGGGCGCCAAAGGATTTACGCCATCGCGCTTGTTTATTTACTACAACGAACGCGTCATGGAGCACACCGTGCATCAAGATAGCGGCGCTCAAGTACGTGATGGCATTAAATCGGTTGGCACGCTTGGGGCGCCCCCGGAAACCGATTGGCCTTACGATATCTCCAAGTTTGCAGACCAGCCTCCGGCCTCCGCTTATTCCGACGCCAAACAGGACTTGGTCTCCGCCTATTCACGCGTCGCTCAGATCCTTCCGCAAATGCAAGGTTGCCTTGCAGAAGGATATCCTTTTGTACTTGGTTTTACGGTTTACGAGAGTTTTGAAGGCCAGGAAGTGGCCGACAGCGGCATTGTTCCCATGCCGTCTGCAAACGAGAAAGTCGTCGGCGGTCATTGCGTGGTCGCTGTCGGATACGACAACAGCAAGCGAGTGTTCATTATTCGCAATTCGTGGGGAACGAGTTGGGGAATCAAGGGATATTGCATGATGCCGTACGAATATCTGCTGGATCCGCATCTCGCGAGCGACTTCTGGACGATCCGGTCGGTCACGGGAAAGTAAGCACGGATTGAACGGATCTAGCGGATTTAGCGATAACGCCAGTTGTGACCCGGCAGACCAACCCGCGATGGTGATCTGCCGGGTTGTCCAACATTGATCTGAAGGTCGAAAGCGATGGTCTTGACCCTTTTGCGCCTCGCCTGGTTCGGCGGCCGGCGGCGCGCCGATTTCGACATAAAGGTCAAATATCGCCTCCCTTG
This portion of the Terriglobia bacterium genome encodes:
- a CDS encoding C1 family peptidase — encoded protein: MATKSKAHQTASRRSAKTGGVAEALAKLPVRRPSRHGAYGWVRDLPDTRDFLYAAPLIRFPRGLPAVIDLRPKCPPVYDQGQLGSCTGNGIAAAVEFDQRKQGAKGFTPSRLFIYYNERVMEHTVHQDSGAQVRDGIKSVGTLGAPPETDWPYDISKFADQPPASAYSDAKQDLVSAYSRVAQILPQMQGCLAEGYPFVLGFTVYESFEGQEVADSGIVPMPSANEKVVGGHCVVAVGYDNSKRVFIIRNSWGTSWGIKGYCMMPYEYLLDPHLASDFWTIRSVTGK